GTACCTCCGTTTCAGAACGGCATAAAAAAACCCTTTCATGCTTCGTCCTGTCACTAAAAAATTAATTTCAGCATAAGGACGAAGAACAAAAGGGTTCTCCGCGGTACCACCTTACTTCGCCCCTGCCAGTGTGTGTCTGCAGAAGGCGCTCTCAGCTCTCCCTTGACGCGGGATTTCGGCTTCATCTAGTCGGAATATTTCCTAAATTTGAAAATTTTCCTTTCGGGAAGCAGCTCGGGAGGGGTTTTCACTGATCCGGAATCGGCAATCTTCCAACCAATGGACCGCCTCTCTCTAGACCCGGGGGACAGTTACTCGTCTCCGTCTAAACTTGTAAACTAAATATGGTGAAAGACCCGGCAAATGTCAAGAAAGTCACTCATGTGTTTTCATTAAAATCCAGGATTTCCTTGTACTGATTCCTCAGATCCCGAATTTCGATCTCCCAGAAAGAATCACTCCCCCAACCAGGATAGTGTTTCTGAAAACTAAAATCATTTTTCTGCCGGCCGCACCAAGCCAGAAAATACACCATACGCATAGCCCTGAGTGGCTCCACCAGACCCAGGCTGGAAGACTCCATAGAGCGGAATTCCTGATAACCATCAAGGAGCATGAAAAACTCTTTTCGACAGGCAGAGGCATGCCCGGGAAGGAGCAGCCAGAAATCCTGAACCGCCGGCCCCATGGCCATATCATCAAAATCGATGATCATAAGCCCTTCTTCCATTCTGTCCAGTATATTGCCGCAGTGAAAGTCACCGTGGATACGAAGCTCTTCCACATTGTCAAACATGGGAGTAATTATATCAGAAATATTTCTGACTACAGACTCGAACTCCCCGGCCCTGCGGGTGGGCATCTGTTCTAAAAGATCCTGGCAATCCTTGATAAAAGTGGCTCCCGGATGGAGTCGGGGCCGATGAAGAGCTTTTACCTTATCTCCGGCGCTGTGCATTCTACCGACAAGCTGCCCCAGGCGGTACCATTGTTCTTCATCTTCTCTAAATTCCCAGAGCCGTCCGCTTTTATAGGGAAAAAGGGCAAAACTGAGGCCGTCTTTAGTTTTCCCTATGGTTTCTTCATTTTTAAGATATTCAGGAAGAGCAAGAGGAATGTCCATCTCACCGCAGTCTTCCATAAAATCATGTTCTTCCTGTATGGCCTCGTCGGACCAGCGGTCAGGTCTGTAGAATTTAACAACAAAGCGATCCCCATCATCACTCTTCAGTTCATAAACACGATTGATATAACTGGGAAGAGGTTGGACCAGAGGGAGGAAAGACAATTCGGTCTGACCTTCAACTGTATCAATAATATTTTGCGGGTTTAGAGATTCAAAATCACTCCCCTTCGATTTCATATCTTCCATCAACCAGCAGACTCTGACCGTGATTGAAACGGAGAAAACCAATCGGGCATATTATAGAGATGTGAAAGGATAAAATTCTTTTGATCCCAGGCGGCAATCCTCTTATCGGTAATGATAAATCTCGTTTCTTCATTACCGGGTGTCCAGTGAGTATTTTCATCCAGTGAGAACTGGACTGATTTGTCTTCTGATAGATTATAGAAATACAACAAAAAATCATTTTCAAAGGGTTTGATCATCAGACAGTTTCCATCCCTGGAAAAACAACCCCGGCCATTTTCCACTTTTCTGGACTGTAAAACCTGTCCACTCTGATTCAATTTTATAAGGAGTGATGTTTCTACAGGGTATTTCTGCCAGTTCCTGTAACTTCCTGGGGTATGGATAAAGATGTCTTCTTCCTGAGGGATCATATCCATGATGCAGGGCACGGTAGCTATATAATCTAAATGCCTGTAATCTTCTGCTTCCAAAGAAACCCCACGTTGAAAAAAGGAATAACCCTCCAGCCTCTGTACTGCAATTGAAAAGAAATAAGCTTCCGGAAAAACTGTCTTATGAGCCATAAGCAAGGACCCGTTGGCCATGGTTCGTATAAAAAGGACAGGATTGGAGCCAAAAAAGGCATGGTCTTCTATGGAATTCATCCTGACCATCTCTTTTCGGGGTTTTGTTCTGAAATTATCCCAAATATGGATTTCTTCTCCCGCGAGGATTCCGAAGGACATATCTGTAAAGGCAAATAAAACAACCGGTCTGCAGGGGATTGATTCAGAGGATCCCGAGTTCAGATTCTTCAGTACCAGCTTTCCCCGTTCCATCCCATCAAAGTTTTCTATCAGAGTCCAGACATGTTGAGAAGAATTATAAAGGAGCAGAATATAAACATCTGGACCAAGAGAGAGGACCTGTTTGATCTCATCATCATCCACTGCCTTATATTGACAGATTTTCTTCTGCAATGCTCTCAAGCTGGTAATCGTCCTCATCTGTTATGATTTTTAATTAGTGAAACTTTGTACCGAATCTCAGGACTTGTCAAGGCAAATACTTTTCAAGAAAGCTATCAGGATTCAGGAGCTTATCAAGAAATAAAGGACAGGATATACTGATGTCACTCAAATCCAAGGATGGTTTATGACCCCTGTAAAAAATCTGATACTCCTGATTCTGCTGATTCTGACATCATTCACTGTTCATGCATCTGACACATCCTCCCAGGAAGTCCTCCTTGCTGAAGAAGTCTTCAACAATGTGGATAATCTCATTGAAGATAAAAAATATGAATCCGCCTGGACTCTTCTTCATGAACATGCCGAATCTCTTGATTTTGCAGATCTGATAATCAAAAAGACCGAACTATGCCTCCGCTACTTTGTGCTGACCAACAGGCACGGTATGTTTGCCTTTACTGATTTGGAAGGAGACGAAAATCTATTGGAATTAAGAAAACAACAGAACAACTATGAATTAAAACTCTTTGATCCGGAAGGCGGGTTGAAAATGGCTCTGCAGGGCAGTCCTGATAGAGGCGAACTCTACTACTGGCTGGGAGAGTTTTACAATGAAGTCCTGTCCTTTTATGGAGATACCTGGAATGAAACTCAAGATGATCTTCGGAATCATATTCAGGAAAATTTTGAAAAAGCCCTTTCACTGGGAATGGAGACTGAGGATATTTATGCCAAACTGGCTCATACAGAATTGCTGAAAGGAGAGTGGGATCAGGCTGCAGAACATTTAACCCAGGCCATGGCTTATGATCGGGAAGATGCCGCCTATTATCAGAACCTGGCCATTGCCCAGTTGAATCTGGACCGTTTGGCCCAGGCTGAAGTCAATGCCGAACTGGCCATAAATCTATATACCGACCCTCTCTATAAGGCTGATACATGCTTTCTGGCTTCAACAATCGCCTTATACCGCAGCAGAACGGACAGTGCCGCTGATTATCTGAATAAAGGCTTTAAATTGTCTCCGGGTGATTTCCGCTTTCCTGATCGGCTGATCAGATTACACCTCTCTCAGGAGAACTATGAGGATGCCCGCCGATCGGCGGAAGATCTGTTCGGGCTGTACCCGGAAAACCCGGAAACCTGTAACACCATCATTCAGTATTTTTTCAGTCATCAACGACTGGATGAAACCCGGGGATTCTTTGAGACACAACTCAAAAAGTACGGTGAAAGACCTGAGGTCATGGGAAATCTGTATTTTCATCAGGCCGTAGCCTCTCATTACCAGGGATTGGAGTATGAAGCCCTCGATTTATTTGACCTGGCAGAAGAGGAATTCAATAAGACCGACCCTCCCAATCCTCTGGTTTTTGATGCCATTAAAAAGATGAGAGGGATTATATCGGGTCAATAATCATAAGGGAGAAACCGGGATTATGTCTTATTCCTGGCCCAATGTATCGGGATTCCATATGACCTTGTTCCTGCCTGTATGTTTCGCCGTATATAACCTTTTATCCACTCTCTGCATTATTTGCTCCAGAGAGAGGCCTTTGTGACTCTGGGAGATCCCCATGCTGATGGTGATCTTTTTGCGGACGCCGCTGAATGAGAAACTCCCGATCATCGTCCTGATTCTCTCTCCCAGGATCAGAGCCTCGGCTCCCTTGGTCTCTGGAAGAATCAACATAAATTCTTCACCACCAAAACGGAAGACCTTATCGGAAAGACGTACCGAGTTTCTGAGAACCCCCGCCAGTTCCCGAAGGACTTCATCTCCCGTAATATGTCCATAGATATCATTTATAGTCTTGAAATGATCGATATCCAACAGGGCGATACAGAAAGGATTCTCCGAACGATCACTGCGGGCCATCTCTCTTAAAAGCGCCTCTTTCATATGCCTTCTATTGTACAACCCCGTCAGAGGGTCTGTAGCACTTTCGGTCTCAAGCATAGTGTATTGCTCTTCCAGAGTGGCTCTATTCATAAAATTTTCGGTCCGCATAAAATTCAGGCTCATAAACATCACCCAGCTGAGGCCATAAAATATAAATACCTGAACGACCTGATAGACTTCAATACCAATGCTGTCGTTGAGGATCAGCAATGACAGGATCATCAGGAAGAGAGTCCATCCGGACAAGAGAGCAAAATCCCGGGGAAGAAGCCATAAGATAGTACATGTATACATCAAGGCAATAATATAAGCCGAAATATCATAGCTGAAGTGTAGATCCAGAAAGGTCAGGAAAATCAGGGACGCCTCTATGACGGCGATAAAAGAGAAGAGAAGAATTTTTTTTACATTCTCAGAAACAATTTTTCTGAAGGATAAAAAGAGAACAAGGTATAATAGGGAGCAGGCTATAATCATACCAAATATTGTCAGGTACATATTAATCGATTTTGCCTCCATGCCATCCATAGGGAAAAAACGATTTTGAATGATATACACTATTGAGATGCCAATCAAAAGAAAGACCAGGACTTTTAATTGTCTGAGATTAAAAGTGTTTTGATTTTCTAAAAATGAAATATGTAAAGTCTCAGGGATTTTTAATCCCCGAATTATAAAAAAACGGCTCATACTTCAATATTAAAGTCAGATATTGAATCAAACAAGAAAAAAACTGCTATTTTTTTCTTTTAATTGATTATAAGATTTGCCTTATGACAGAATTGTATATTATGCGTCACGGCGAAACAGATTGGAACCGCCAGAAACGCTATCAGGGACAGATGGATTCGGCTCTGACAGATACAGGAAAATTGAGAACTCTTCTTCAAAAAGAGAAACTCAAGGATGTGGATTTTGAAAGAGTCTTCTGCAGTCCTCTGGGCCGAACAAGGGCAACCCTGAAACTTCTGACACCCCGTTCCCGGGGACTTATCTACGATGACAGACTCAAGGAAATTTGTCTGGGCTTGCTTCAGGGGAAAACACATGCCGAATTGGCAGATCCTGAAAGAATAGCGCAGGAGAAGTTCTGGACTGATCCGGAGTCATTTTCCGCCGATGGTGC
This portion of the Oceanispirochaeta sp. genome encodes:
- a CDS encoding serine/threonine protein kinase, coding for MKSKGSDFESLNPQNIIDTVEGQTELSFLPLVQPLPSYINRVYELKSDDGDRFVVKFYRPDRWSDEAIQEEHDFMEDCGEMDIPLALPEYLKNEETIGKTKDGLSFALFPYKSGRLWEFREDEEQWYRLGQLVGRMHSAGDKVKALHRPRLHPGATFIKDCQDLLEQMPTRRAGEFESVVRNISDIITPMFDNVEELRIHGDFHCGNILDRMEEGLMIIDFDDMAMGPAVQDFWLLLPGHASACRKEFFMLLDGYQEFRSMESSSLGLVEPLRAMRMVYFLAWCGRQKNDFSFQKHYPGWGSDSFWEIEIRDLRNQYKEILDFNENT
- a CDS encoding GGDEF domain-containing protein: MYLTIFGMIIACSLLYLVLFLSFRKIVSENVKKILLFSFIAVIEASLIFLTFLDLHFSYDISAYIIALMYTCTILWLLPRDFALLSGWTLFLMILSLLILNDSIGIEVYQVVQVFIFYGLSWVMFMSLNFMRTENFMNRATLEEQYTMLETESATDPLTGLYNRRHMKEALLREMARSDRSENPFCIALLDIDHFKTINDIYGHITGDEVLRELAGVLRNSVRLSDKVFRFGGEEFMLILPETKGAEALILGERIRTMIGSFSFSGVRKKITISMGISQSHKGLSLEQIMQRVDKRLYTAKHTGRNKVIWNPDTLGQE
- a CDS encoding histidine phosphatase family protein, coding for MTELYIMRHGETDWNRQKRYQGQMDSALTDTGKLRTLLQKEKLKDVDFERVFCSPLGRTRATLKLLTPRSRGLIYDDRLKEICLGLLQGKTHAELADPERIAQEKFWTDPESFSADGAETMAELEIRVKDFLSDLKKMEGRILIVTHTVIIKMVLKILDSKPISALWGGPFLHPGTILIVDTDHQPCIREVIHPQEKMERSVSYTA